From the Pseudodesulfovibrio indicus genome, the window CGCTGAAAGGCAGGGGAGGGGGAAGGGGGTTGTGTCCGACGCTGGGAGGTGAGGGGTCGAGGGATTTCCTCCCGGGGTGGTCGTTTTCTTTCCTTTTTTTTGTCAGTCTGCGATACTTTGTCCCAAACTTGTAAGGAGGGCTTCCATGAACAAACGTGATTCAGGCATGAACCCGTATCTGGGAGGCGCGCTGACCGGGCTGCTCCTGGCCCTGTCCGTGTTGCTGGTGGGCAAGTATTTCGGGGCGTCCACGTCCTTTGTTCGGTCCGTGGGCCTTGTCGAGCTGTCCCTGGTTCCGCAGCATGTCGAGGCGACCAGCTACTTCATGAAGTATTTCAGCGAGAACGCGGGCATCGATTGGCAGTGGATGTTCGTGCTCGGCATCTTCTTCGGCGCGTTCCTGGCGTCCAACTTCACCGGGTCCTTCGAGTGGAACCCGCTCCCGGAAATCTGGAAGGCGCGCTACGGCTACAAGCCCGGCAAGCGGGCCGTCATGGCCTTTGCCGGCGGGGCCGTCGCCCTGTTCGGCGCGCGCATGGCGGGCGGCTGCCCCAGCGGGCACGGCCTGTCCGGCATGGCCCAGCTCACCGTCAGCGGCACCCTGGCCATGGTCGCCTTCTTCGTCGGCGGCATGATCATGGCCCGCCTGCTCTACGGAGGGAAATAACATGACGCTCATGTTCGGCCTCTTCACCGGCGTCCTGTTCGGCGTGCTGCTCCAGCGCAGCCGCGTTCTCCGTTTCGACAAACAGCTCGGCGCGCTCCTGCTGCGCGACATGACCATCGTCAAGTTCATGTTCTCGGCCATCGTCACCGCCGCCGTCCTCATCCACCTGTTCGTGGACCTGGACCTCGCCGCCCTGTCCGTGAAGGCGACCTCCATCGGCGCGCAGGGCATCGGCGGCCTGCTCTTCGGCGTCGGCTGGGCCATGCTCGGCTACTGCCCCGGCACCTCCTGGGGCGCCTTCGGCGAAGGTCGTTACGACGGCCTCTGGGGCATCCTCGGCGGCTGGCTCGGCGCGGCCCTCTATGCCGAACTCTACCCGGCCATGAAGGTTTCGGTCCTCGCCTGGGGCGACTACGGCAAACTCACCTGGGCCTCCCTCTTCGGCATCAACCACTGGATACCCGTCCTCGTCCTCGCCGTCGGCGCAATCGTCCTGTTTCGGTTCTTCGAGAAGAAGGGATTGTAGGGGGGAATGCCTCCGGCGGCCAGAGGGGGAAACTTTGATGCGGGCCGTCCATGGCCCGCACCCCTACGGGGTCGCGCCCCAAAGAGGGCGCGGTCCAAATCCGCTGTCCTGCGGATTTGTCGAGAAAGTTTCCCCCTCTGGACTCCCCCTTCCAAGCTTTTTGTCGCTCGCTTCGCTCGGGTTTGTGCCGGGGCGGAGGACAAGGGAACGTGTCAGGGCGGCGTGTTGGAACATGGGTGAAGAGAGTCGGCCTCTCTCGACCCGTCACCCCTCGCGAAGCGACCCAAAAAGTTTGGGAGGGGAGAAGGGGATTGGGGGGTCCGGGGAGGAAAGAGGAAGAGGGGAACCCCTTTTCAAAGGGTTCCCCTCTTCCTCTTTCCCCCTGGCCGTCGGAGGCAAAAACAAAAGGGCGCTCCTTGCGGAGCGCCCTTTTGATTGGTTTCGTCGGTAACGGGGATCAGCCCCGTTTCCTGATGGCGAGGCGGATGCAGTAGGCGGCGCCGCCCCAGGTGACGCCGAGGCCGAGGCACATCATGATGAGAGCGGAGGTATTCATGGCGTTCTCCTAATTTTTGCGCACAAAGCCGTAGGCGGGTTCGCGGCGGCTGAGGGCGAGGGCGATGACGAAGGCCACGGGCAGCAGGGACCAGCCGAGGAGGATGAGGTCCTGCTGGGCGTAGCCGCCGTAGGGGGTGCCGAGGTCGGTGACGACGTTCATGATGAAGGTGTAGCCGAGCACGGCCACGGTGACGAGCTTGAGGCACAGTCTCCAGGCGGTGCCGACCCGGAAGTCGGACACGGTGTTGACGTGCTGGTTGAGGTCGTCGAGGCCCACGATGTAGCTCATGAGCACGATCTCCACCAGGGCCAGGCCGAGGATGCAGAGGTTGTTGATGAAATGGTCGACGATGTCGAGGATGAGCAGTCCGCCGCCGGTGGTGAAGACGATGGTGAAGGCAAAGCCCACGGCGCACACCAGGGTGGCGGTCCGTTTGCGGCTCATGCCGAACTTGTCGATGAACGAGGAGGACACGGCCTCGACGATGGAGATGTGGGAGCTGACGCCCGCCATGGTCAGGCAGAGGAAGAACAGGGTTCCCACGAACACGGGGGCGGGCATGGTGTTGATGGCCGCCGGGATGGTGATGAAGGCCAGGCCGACGCCCGCGCCGGCCACGTCGGACACGTCCTGTCCGGTGGCGTGGGCCATGTTGCCCAGCACGGAGAAGATCATCACGCCCGCGAGCATGGAGAAGCCGCAGTTGATGAACACGGTCATGGCCGCGTTGTTGTTGATGTCCGAGTCCTTGGGCAGGTAGCTGGAGTAGGCCAGCATGATGGAGAAGC encodes:
- a CDS encoding YeeE/YedE thiosulfate transporter family protein; translation: MNKRDSGMNPYLGGALTGLLLALSVLLVGKYFGASTSFVRSVGLVELSLVPQHVEATSYFMKYFSENAGIDWQWMFVLGIFFGAFLASNFTGSFEWNPLPEIWKARYGYKPGKRAVMAFAGGAVALFGARMAGGCPSGHGLSGMAQLTVSGTLAMVAFFVGGMIMARLLYGGK
- a CDS encoding sodium-dependent transporter, whose translation is MAQREQWGSRAGFVLAAVGSAIGLGNIWRFPYMAYENGGGAFLIPYLFALLTAGIPFMILEFGMGQKYRGSAPKVFRALGSKWEWLGWMQVMVAMVITIYYVAVIGWTINYTGFALNQAWGSDPKAFFFGDYLGLSDSPLNLGAVRWPILGACTLAWGITWLAITSGVRKGIERACKILIPLLFLLVIVLIVRVVNLPGAMTGLNYLFTPDFSKLADFSVWADAYGQIFFSLSIGFSIMLAYSSYLPKDSDINNNAAMTVFINCGFSMLAGVMIFSVLGNMAHATGQDVSDVAGAGVGLAFITIPAAINTMPAPVFVGTLFFLCLTMAGVSSHISIVEAVSSSFIDKFGMSRKRTATLVCAVGFAFTIVFTTGGGLLILDIVDHFINNLCILGLALVEIVLMSYIVGLDDLNQHVNTVSDFRVGTAWRLCLKLVTVAVLGYTFIMNVVTDLGTPYGGYAQQDLILLGWSLLPVAFVIALALSRREPAYGFVRKN
- a CDS encoding YeeE/YedE thiosulfate transporter family protein; translation: MTLMFGLFTGVLFGVLLQRSRVLRFDKQLGALLLRDMTIVKFMFSAIVTAAVLIHLFVDLDLAALSVKATSIGAQGIGGLLFGVGWAMLGYCPGTSWGAFGEGRYDGLWGILGGWLGAALYAELYPAMKVSVLAWGDYGKLTWASLFGINHWIPVLVLAVGAIVLFRFFEKKGL
- a CDS encoding MetS family NSS transporter small subunit → MNTSALIMMCLGLGVTWGGAAYCIRLAIRKRG